CGCCCGCCGATAACCCGCATGCGTCGAGGCCGGGGGGTTGACTACTCTGTGCGAAACGTCTAAGGCCCGCTCAGCGCAGGGAGTTCCCAGTGATCACCAGGATGTCGTCGTTGTTCCTCCGCACGCTGCGCGAGGATCCGGCGGACGCCGAAGTGCCCAGCCACCGGCTGCTGGTGCGCGCCGGCTACGTTCGCCGGGTCGCCCCGGGTGGTTACTCGTGGCTGCCGCTCGGCCTGCGCGTGCTGCGCCGCGTCGAGGAGGTCGTGCGCGAGGAGATGAACGCGATCGGCGCGCAGGAGATCCAGTTCCCCGCGCTGCTGCCCCGCGAACCCTACGAGGCCACCAACCGCTGGACCGAGTACGGCGACAACCTCTTCCGCCTCAAGGACCGCAAGGGAGCCGACTACCTCCTCGGCCCGACCCACGAGGAGCTGTTCGCGCTCACCGTGAAGGGCGAGTACAGCTCCTACAAGGACTTCCCGGTCACGCTGTACCAAATCCAGACCAAGTACCGCGACGAGGCGCGCCCCCGCGCGGGCATCCTGCGCGGCCGCGAGTTCGTCATGAAGGACTCCTACTCCTTCGACCTCGACGACGAGGGCCTCGAGCGCTCCTACCAGGCCCACCGCGACGCCTACATCAAGCTGTTCGACCGCCTCGGCATCGAGTACGTCATCGTCGCCGCCACGTCCGGCGCGATGGGCGGCTCCGCGTCCGAGGAATTCCTGGCCGTCGCGGAGAACGGCGAGGACACGTTCGTCCGCAGCACCGAATCGGGTTACGCGGCGAACGTCGAGGCCGTGGTCACGCCCGCGCCCGCCGCGCGTCCGATCGAGGGGCTGCCCGAGGCGCAGGTCCACCACACCCCGAACACGCCGACCATCGAGACCCTCGTCGCGTTCTTCAACGCCGCCGGCCTCGGCCGCGAGTTCACCGCGGCGGACACGCTGAAGAACGTCCTGGTCAAGACGCGCCAGCCGGGCGCGAAGGAATGGGAACTGCTCGGCATCGGCGTCCCGGGCGACCGCGAGGTGGACTTCAAGCGCCTCGAAGCCGCGCTCGAACCCGCCGAGGTGGAGCTGCTCGAGGAAGCCGACTTCGCGAAGAACCCGTTCCTCGTCAAGGGCTACATCGGCCCGAAGGCACTGCAGGAGAACGGGGTCCGCTACCTCGTCGACCCGCGCGTGGTCGAGGGCACGGCCTGGCTGACCGGAGCCGACCAGCGCGACCACCACGTGCTCGACCTGGTCGTCGGCCGCGATTTCACCCCGGAC
The nucleotide sequence above comes from Amycolatopsis sp. AA4. Encoded proteins:
- a CDS encoding proline--tRNA ligase; translated protein: MITRMSSLFLRTLREDPADAEVPSHRLLVRAGYVRRVAPGGYSWLPLGLRVLRRVEEVVREEMNAIGAQEIQFPALLPREPYEATNRWTEYGDNLFRLKDRKGADYLLGPTHEELFALTVKGEYSSYKDFPVTLYQIQTKYRDEARPRAGILRGREFVMKDSYSFDLDDEGLERSYQAHRDAYIKLFDRLGIEYVIVAATSGAMGGSASEEFLAVAENGEDTFVRSTESGYAANVEAVVTPAPAARPIEGLPEAQVHHTPNTPTIETLVAFFNAAGLGREFTAADTLKNVLVKTRQPGAKEWELLGIGVPGDREVDFKRLEAALEPAEVELLEEADFAKNPFLVKGYIGPKALQENGVRYLVDPRVVEGTAWLTGADQRDHHVLDLVVGRDFTPDGTIEAAEVREGDASPDGHGTLVAARGIEIGHIFQLGRKYTDAFEVDALGPDSKPVRITMGSYGVGVSRLVAVLAEQNHDEQGLVWPREVSPFDVHVVIAGKDETVREGAEKLAAELDAAGLEIILDDRKATPGVKFADAELVGVPTILVVGRGLANGLVEVKDRRTGEREEIAVDSVVDHLAKLVRG